ACGATAGCGCGCGTTCACCTGAATCACAGTGAGCATGCCTATCTCCTTGATCACAACTACAAGGGCGCTTACCTTCTGCCCACCGTTCATGGTCTGGAAGCCATGGCGCAGATCGTATCCCTGCAGCATGATCTCGGCGACAGCCTGATCCTTGAGAACATTCAGCTGACCCGTCCCATCACGGTCGGACAGCAGGGCTGCACGATAGAAATCCATGCTGAAGTCCTGGAATACAAGGCTGGTGATGACACCGTCCGCGTAAGAGCCGGTATCCGAACCGCTCTGAGTGGTTTCAAGGTCGACCATTTCGCAGCCGAAATCGTACTGCAGGTTCTGAACGGGGCCGAGATCGAAGGCATTCCCGTGACCGAACAGCGCCTTGCTGTGGACCCGATGAAGCAGCTCTATGGCAGCATCCTCTTCCAAGGCCCGATGTTCCAGCGCATTCAAAGCCTGCACCATCTGGAATCGGATAACGAGACGGAAGGCCGCACGCTGTTCCTGGCCCGCACCAACGCAGCTGACCTCGGCGCGCATACGCTCGGCGATCCTTACTTCCGTGATGCGCTTCTGCAGTCGGCTCAGATCATCATTCCGCAGAATCAATGTCTGCCGATCGAGATCGAGCGCCTGGAACTGTACCGCGGTTACAACACCGAAGTGGAGCGTCTCTGCTGGAGCGATGTCCATAAGGTTGATGACAAGTCCTATAGCGCGACGATCACCGTCTTCAATCCCGAAGGCCGTATCCTGGAACGCATGGTGAACTATCGCCTGCAGTTCCTGGAAAAGAAGGCTCATCTGCCCAAGGCCATGGATCTGATCCAGGGCGAAGCCTTGCCGGTGGAAGAGAACAGTCTTCTGGCTCCTTACCGCGGCCTCGCGAAGCGCCTTGTGATCGGTGCCGAGCCTAATGGTCCCCAGGATCAATCGGTCTTCGTCCATCGCTTTATTCCGGACTTCAAGACCTTTGCGAACCTGAATCGCTCGATCTACTTTTCGCACTTCTTCAACTGGATGGGCCAGTCGCGGGAAATGTCCTCGCTCCCGGTGCTGGACAAGATCCGTGAGTTGACCGAAACCGGCCGCTGGGGCCAGGTCACGAACTGGGCTTCGATCGAAGTCCTGGGTGAATGCCGGAACCGCGATCGCGTGGTCGAAGCCCGCATGTGGTGCGGCCAGGTCGGTGGCTCGAAGAATTCCTCGGCCACGCTGAACTTCGATTGGGTCTCGCTCGGCGAAGACGGTATCGAAGAACGCATAGCCACGGGTCAGATGGGCTTTACCTGGGTCGAGATCCTCGATCATGGTATCGTCCGTCCGGCTGAGTTCCCTGTGGAATACCGGGACTTCATCGCGAGCATGATCGCGCGCAATGACAAGCCCAACAGCTATATCCCGGCCCCTGAGCCCTATCGGAGTCTTGGCAAAGGTCAAACGCTGTTCCAGGCGCCCGAGGGCCCGAATACAGCGATCACGATCGCGCAGAAGGTCTTTGAAACCAGTCTTTACGATGCCAACCTTGTGGGTAACCTCTACTTTGGCAACTATTCGATCTGGATGGGCAAGCTGCGGGATTCCTACTTCCACGGACTGGCGCCGCATCTTTATCGCGGCATCGGGGAAGCGGGGGAGCTGACCTGCGTGAAGAGTCGCATTCAACATCTTCGTGAGGCGATGCCTTTTGATGATATCCTGGTTACCATGGGTATCAAAGCGGTTCATCAGAACGGTGTGGATCTGCAGTTCGAGTTCCATAAGGTGACTCCGGAAGGCCATACGGAAAAACTGGCGACAGCCGATCATCAAACGATCTGGACCCGTCCCGGTGCCGATGGCGAGAAGGTGGCCTGTGAGCTGCCTCAGGACATCCTGAGTGCCCTGATCGAACATGTGGAAATCTCACTTTTGAAAACCGTGATCTAAGGAGGGATCGTCATGCGTTTCATATTAGGACTGGCACTCGTCTTTTGTTCGCAAGGCCTCGTGGCTCAGTCGGCTGATGAGATTCTGAAGAAAGCGGATGAGATCCGCGCACCTTCGGAATCCTATCGGATGGAGGTTTCCGTGGAATCCTCGGACCAGAGCAAATTTCGCTACGAGATCAAGGTCGGGGGCAAGGAAAGCTCGCTGATCCGTACCCTGGAGCCGCCGCGCGAGGTGGGCAAGAACTTTCTGATGCTGAACGAGGATATGTGGGCCTATGTACCGAACATCAAGCGTTCCCTGCGGGTGACGCTGAACCAAAAGCTCACCGGCCAGGCCGCGAACGGCGACATCAGCCGCATGACCTGGGTCGGTGACTATAAGCCGGCTCTGGAATCGCAGAGCGAGAAGGAATGGGTGCTCATTCTGAAAGCCGAACGTCGGGGTTTGACGTATGACGGGATTCGGGTGTGGATTGACAAGAGTAACTTCCGCCCGGTTCGGGGTGAATATCTCTCGCTCCAGGGAAAAGTCCTGAAGCGGGTGGAATTCACCGAGTATCGCAGCATCGCGGGCAAGGAAAGACCCACGCGTATCGTGATCGAGAACGCGGATCGCAAAGAGGACTACTCCGTCCTGCGCATTCTTGATATGCAAAAGGCCGAATTTCCATCGACGCAGTTTACGCAGAATAATCTTCAGTGAGAGGGTGTCATGAACCGTCTCATGTGGGGAGGCAGCCTTGTGCTGCTGATCGGGACCGCAGCGCATGCTCTCCCCGGTGTCTATGAAAACCGGGGACGAAGCCTGGGGATCGAGTATGCCCATGATCTGGAAGCCGGCCGCACGCAGCATAGCCAGCTTTTCTATCATGACAAGCATCTTTGGAGTCTTTCAGCAGATGCCACGGCCACGCGCTTTCATCTGCAGTACCGTTTGATCGTCGATGGCGAGGACAGCCAGACTTATGAAAAGCCCGGGGATCGGAACGTCGAAAAGCTGATCGCCTTCGTGGAAAAGCCCTGGGGCGATTTCAAATGGAGCCTTGGTCTGCAGGAAGTCAGCTGGGGGGAAAACCTCCTCCTGCCCATCCTGGATGTCGTGAATCCAAGGGATGTGGGTTACCTGCGCGGATTTTATGATGCCGGCGCCAAGCAGTCGAGTCCCATGCTGCTCGGGGAATGGAAGTCAGGCGTCCTGGATGCCCAGCTGATCGCTGTGCCCTGGGCGGTGAAAAGTCGTCAGCCCGAGGCGATCGGTGATTACAAGATCGCGGACGAGCGCCGCTATGAGGCCGGTGCCGACAGCGAATATGGAGGACGACTCGGTATCTTTCTGGAAGGCGTGGATGCGCGGCTTTATTATTTCCGGCATCATCCGCGGGAACCTTCGTACCGCTTTCAGGCGTTTTCGGGTGAGACGGACATCATCATCGACGAAGAGATGGTGACCACCTCGGGCATGAGCCTTTCCTATGCCGCCGCCGCCTGGCTTTTGCGTACGGACCTCGCCTGGCATCAGAATTTTCCCGCCACCAGCGTCGCGGCGGAGGTGGAGCGGACCGATCTGATGCAAAGCATCGTGGGCCTTAACTATACCAGTGACGACGGCCTTCAGACCCTGGGCGTCGAGCTTCATAATGATCTTTGGAAGACCCTTCCCGAGGCCTATTCGAAGGGACCATGGACGGAAGTGGAGCGGGATCAAACGCTCCTGACCTGGATCGCTGTCACGGCGAACCTGAGTTTTTTCCAGACCCTGATCGAACCGCAGATTTTTTATCTGCAGGGCCTCGATAACGAGGATCGCATGCTGCGGCTGATACTTTCGAGTCATGTGAACGACAGCACCAGCATCGGCTCGGAATATCAAAAGACCGAGGCTGCCACGACGAGTCCCAAGCTGCTTTTGAATAACAAGGAAACCTTGGCATTACGCGTGACCTACGCATTCTAAAAGGGGAGGCCGTATGAAAGAGACTTTGGTTCAAAGACCGGATCTGGACAAGGCCGAGCATCTGACGCTGATCGTCGGCCTTTCCTGCCGCAACCTGCGCGGATTTTTGTTCATGTGGATGAACGTCATCAGCTTTATCTGGGCCACCAAAAAAGCCCCGGGCTGCACGCATATCCTGCCTGGGGTCATCAGTCCCTTTTCCATTCTGCTCGTGAGCTATTGGACGAGTCCCCGGGATATGATGCGCTTCGTCAAAGCGCCCGCGCATATGCGGTGGATGCAGTTCATCTATAAGCATCCCCGCAGTCTGAATCTTTTCAATGAAACCTATGGCCGGCCGCAAAGCGCCAATTACATCAACAGCCCCCGTGGATACGCCGGCAGTCTGAAAAGCGAACAAGGGAGAGATGTATGAGAAAGAGCCTCAGTCGTTTGCTGGTCGTGATCGGCTTTTTGCCCACCAGCGTCCTCGGTCAGGGGGTTCAGCTGGGAACCCTGCACGTGGTCGTCGAAGGCATCAAAAACTCCAAGGGCCAGGTGAAGGTCGGACTGGAGAAAACCGCGGCTGAATTCGATCAGGGCCCGCTTCATGAGGCCCGCTATCGCGGCGAGACCATCGTCAGCAAGGAAGGCCGGATCGAAGTCCATTTCCGCGATCTTCCTTACGGCACGTATGCCATCAAAAGCTTCCATGACGAGGATGGCAACGGCCAGCTCAACACCAATTTCATGGGCATTCCCACCGAGGACTATGGTTTCTCGAATAATGCCAGAGGCACGA
This region of Oligoflexus sp. genomic DNA includes:
- a CDS encoding outer membrane lipoprotein-sorting protein, with the translated sequence MRFILGLALVFCSQGLVAQSADEILKKADEIRAPSESYRMEVSVESSDQSKFRYEIKVGGKESSLIRTLEPPREVGKNFLMLNEDMWAYVPNIKRSLRVTLNQKLTGQAANGDISRMTWVGDYKPALESQSEKEWVLILKAERRGLTYDGIRVWIDKSNFRPVRGEYLSLQGKVLKRVEFTEYRSIAGKERPTRIVIENADRKEDYSVLRILDMQKAEFPSTQFTQNNLQ
- a CDS encoding DUF1302 family protein; the encoded protein is MNRLMWGGSLVLLIGTAAHALPGVYENRGRSLGIEYAHDLEAGRTQHSQLFYHDKHLWSLSADATATRFHLQYRLIVDGEDSQTYEKPGDRNVEKLIAFVEKPWGDFKWSLGLQEVSWGENLLLPILDVVNPRDVGYLRGFYDAGAKQSSPMLLGEWKSGVLDAQLIAVPWAVKSRQPEAIGDYKIADERRYEAGADSEYGGRLGIFLEGVDARLYYFRHHPREPSYRFQAFSGETDIIIDEEMVTTSGMSLSYAAAAWLLRTDLAWHQNFPATSVAAEVERTDLMQSIVGLNYTSDDGLQTLGVELHNDLWKTLPEAYSKGPWTEVERDQTLLTWIAVTANLSFFQTLIEPQIFYLQGLDNEDRMLRLILSSHVNDSTSIGSEYQKTEAATTSPKLLLNNKETLALRVTYAF
- a CDS encoding monooxygenase family protein, whose translation is MKETLVQRPDLDKAEHLTLIVGLSCRNLRGFLFMWMNVISFIWATKKAPGCTHILPGVISPFSILLVSYWTSPRDMMRFVKAPAHMRWMQFIYKHPRSLNLFNETYGRPQSANYINSPRGYAGSLKSEQGRDV
- a CDS encoding DUF2141 domain-containing protein; protein product: MRKSLSRLLVVIGFLPTSVLGQGVQLGTLHVVVEGIKNSKGQVKVGLEKTAAEFDQGPLHEARYRGETIVSKEGRIEVHFRDLPYGTYAIKSFHDEDGNGQLNTNFMGIPTEDYGFSNNARGTMGPAKFEAARFELDSSEKTITIRLK